Proteins encoded in a region of the Streptomyces sp. NBC_00513 genome:
- the treY gene encoding malto-oligosyltrehalose synthase has product MTQEYLSSQAETDVPTSVTPASTYRLQLCPAFPFAAAGAVVPYLASLGVSHLHLSPVLEAVPGSTHGYDVTDHTRVRAELGGERGLRALAATAREHGLGVVLDIVPNHMAVPSPLRLNRPLWEVLREGPESSYAAWFDIDWEAGDGQVLLPVLAEPLDPGEVKVVGGVLRCGEHEFPLREGTAALATTELLAAQWYRPACWREARTALNYRRFFTISDLIGVRVEDPEVFAATHVKVLELVRDGVVSGLRIDHVDGLADPREYLRRLRAEVGEECWIVVEKILAPQERLPPGWPVAGTTGYDALHRLDGVFTDPAGVDELARLYRESTGAPSWEETAAAATREVLTGHLAAELATLQRFAGPDLASAVRELLIEYPVYRPYPGEPDMPPQALERAASRAGAHAVAGVRDLVARDPAFAARFAQTSAALRAKSLEDRAFYRWAPLLSATEVGGEPGRPAVSVAGFHAYCADLERDWPASGTVLSTHDTKRSADVRARISTLSQAPGHMAGPGDGGPDPRAAWVARQTALGLGEVPERGPRLSAALLKGAREAGLHTSWTEPDERYEAGITEAASRPGALPADLPPELREAARANLLGMTLLHLAMPGVPEVYQGEESEYRALVDPDNRRPAVHPREAAALLDAGMTPRGVAQEKLALTTALLRLRRSRPDLFTGYAPLAARGPAADHCVAFVRSTGLIAVATRLSHRLAGAGGWRDTALTLPAGRWTSLPYGDAHEGEVALSVLLADRPAVVLLRSESAG; this is encoded by the coding sequence ATGACCCAGGAGTACTTGAGCAGCCAAGCGGAAACCGATGTTCCGACATCCGTCACTCCGGCGTCCACCTACCGTCTCCAGCTGTGTCCCGCGTTCCCGTTCGCGGCGGCCGGGGCGGTGGTTCCGTACCTCGCCTCGCTCGGCGTGTCCCACCTGCACCTGTCGCCGGTGCTGGAGGCCGTGCCCGGTTCCACGCACGGGTACGACGTCACCGACCACACCCGGGTGCGGGCCGAGCTCGGCGGGGAGCGGGGGCTGCGGGCCCTCGCCGCGACCGCGCGGGAACACGGGCTGGGCGTGGTGCTCGACATCGTGCCGAACCACATGGCGGTGCCGTCGCCGCTGCGGCTGAACCGGCCGCTGTGGGAGGTGCTGCGGGAGGGGCCGGAGTCCTCGTACGCGGCCTGGTTCGACATCGACTGGGAGGCGGGCGACGGGCAGGTGCTGCTGCCGGTGCTCGCCGAACCGCTCGACCCGGGCGAGGTGAAGGTCGTCGGCGGGGTGCTGCGCTGCGGGGAGCACGAGTTCCCGCTGCGGGAGGGAACGGCCGCACTGGCGACGACGGAGCTCCTGGCCGCGCAGTGGTACCGGCCGGCGTGCTGGCGCGAGGCCCGGACCGCCCTGAACTACCGCCGTTTCTTCACCATTTCGGATCTGATCGGGGTTCGGGTGGAGGACCCGGAGGTCTTCGCGGCCACGCACGTCAAGGTGCTGGAGCTGGTCCGCGACGGGGTGGTCTCGGGGCTGCGGATCGACCACGTGGACGGGCTGGCGGATCCGCGGGAGTACCTGCGGCGGCTGCGCGCGGAGGTCGGCGAGGAGTGCTGGATCGTGGTGGAGAAGATCCTGGCCCCCCAGGAGCGGCTGCCTCCCGGCTGGCCGGTCGCCGGCACCACGGGCTACGACGCGCTGCACCGGCTGGACGGGGTCTTCACCGATCCGGCCGGCGTCGACGAACTGGCGCGCCTGTACCGGGAGTCCACCGGGGCGCCCTCCTGGGAGGAGACCGCGGCGGCGGCGACGCGTGAGGTGCTGACCGGCCATCTGGCGGCCGAGCTGGCGACGCTCCAGCGGTTCGCGGGCCCCGATCTGGCCTCTGCGGTACGGGAGTTGCTCATCGAGTATCCGGTGTACCGGCCGTACCCCGGCGAGCCGGACATGCCGCCGCAGGCACTGGAGCGGGCCGCCTCCCGGGCCGGGGCCCACGCGGTGGCCGGCGTGCGGGACCTGGTGGCGCGGGACCCCGCCTTCGCCGCCCGCTTCGCCCAGACCTCGGCCGCCCTGCGGGCGAAGTCGCTGGAGGACCGGGCCTTCTACCGCTGGGCCCCGCTGCTGTCGGCCACGGAGGTCGGCGGGGAGCCCGGCCGGCCGGCGGTGTCGGTGGCCGGGTTCCACGCGTACTGCGCCGACCTGGAACGGGACTGGCCCGCCTCGGGCACGGTGCTGTCCACCCACGACACCAAGCGGAGCGCGGACGTCCGGGCGCGGATCTCGACCCTCTCGCAGGCTCCGGGGCACATGGCCGGACCGGGCGACGGGGGCCCGGACCCCCGGGCCGCGTGGGTGGCGCGGCAGACCGCCCTGGGCCTCGGGGAGGTCCCGGAACGCGGGCCCCGCCTGTCGGCGGCCCTGCTGAAGGGAGCCCGCGAGGCCGGGCTGCACACCAGTTGGACGGAACCGGACGAGAGGTACGAGGCGGGGATCACCGAGGCGGCGTCCCGGCCCGGCGCGCTCCCCGCGGACCTCCCGCCGGAACTGCGGGAGGCCGCCCGGGCCAACCTCCTCGGGATGACCCTGCTTCACCTGGCGATGCCCGGGGTTCCGGAGGTGTACCAGGGCGAGGAGAGCGAGTACCGGGCCCTGGTCGACCCCGACAACCGGCGTCCCGCCGTCCACCCGCGCGAGGCCGCGGCCCTGCTCGACGCGGGCATGACCCCGCGGGGCGTGGCGCAGGAGAAGCTCGCCCTGACCACCGCGCTGCTGCGGCTGCGGCGTTCCCGCCCCGACCTGTTCACCGGGTACGCGCCGCTGGCCGCCCGGGGCCCGGCGGCGGACCACTGCGTGGCCTTCGTCCGCTCGACCGGCCTGATCGCGGTGGCCACCCGGCTCTCGCACCGGCTCGCGGGCGCGGGCGGCTGGCGCGACACCGCGCTGACCCTGCCGGCGGGGCGTTGGACGTCCCTGCCGTACGGGGACGCGCACGAGGGCGAGGTCGCCCTGTCGGTGCTGCTGGCGGACCGGCCGGCGGTGGTGCTGCTCCGGTCGGAGTCGGCCGGGTAG
- a CDS encoding MFS transporter produces MFGTVDTYRKVIALTGPLLPLVSFLARLPVAMCQFGSVLLIAETTGSLATAGIVGFALSAGQVAFGPVLGRLADRRGQRPVVLGAVAVNAVATGALVAGALGHLDTVPLASIAVVAGASIPLIGPLARSRSVALARRAEADESVVGAVHSLEGTLDEVSFVIGPALVGTATLVAHPAAALAGAACLVAVFGGAYALHPTASVTAGSPAPDRPEGGRSRPPGVVYSVRASLALQGAVFGACQAGIAALTLRLGVPGQAGIVYACMGVVSAVVGLAMGALPARFGLRLRWRLATAAGLAFSAPLVFTDGLLPLYAVVTVLGAACAPHLITAFALTERHVQPARLAEAMAFAASSLVAGQALALGVSGQLAEWYGPAGPFALAVGAAALCLVLALATRVPAARPHPGVVIPAQATAPRIGAAGEKGPTAAGRTSYAGR; encoded by the coding sequence GTGTTTGGAACCGTCGACACCTATCGCAAAGTCATCGCCCTGACCGGGCCCCTCCTGCCGCTCGTCTCCTTCCTTGCCCGACTTCCCGTCGCGATGTGCCAGTTCGGCAGCGTGCTGCTGATCGCGGAGACCACCGGCTCCCTCGCCACCGCCGGGATCGTCGGGTTCGCCCTCTCCGCCGGACAGGTGGCCTTCGGGCCCGTCCTGGGCCGGCTCGCCGACCGCCGAGGGCAGCGTCCCGTCGTCCTGGGCGCCGTCGCCGTCAACGCGGTCGCCACCGGCGCCCTGGTCGCCGGGGCCCTCGGACACCTCGACACGGTTCCGCTCGCCTCGATCGCGGTGGTCGCCGGCGCCTCCATCCCGCTGATCGGGCCCCTCGCCCGCAGCCGCTCCGTGGCCCTGGCCCGCCGCGCCGAGGCCGACGAGAGCGTGGTGGGCGCCGTCCACTCGCTCGAAGGCACCCTGGACGAGGTGTCGTTCGTCATCGGACCGGCCCTCGTCGGCACGGCCACGCTCGTCGCGCACCCGGCCGCCGCCCTCGCGGGCGCCGCCTGCCTCGTCGCCGTCTTCGGCGGTGCCTACGCGCTCCACCCGACGGCCTCCGTCACCGCCGGTTCGCCCGCCCCGGACCGCCCCGAGGGCGGCCGGTCCCGGCCGCCGGGCGTCGTGTACTCGGTGAGGGCCTCCCTCGCTCTCCAGGGAGCCGTGTTCGGCGCCTGCCAGGCAGGGATCGCGGCCCTGACCCTGCGCCTGGGCGTCCCGGGACAGGCGGGCATCGTCTACGCCTGCATGGGCGTGGTCAGCGCCGTCGTGGGCCTGGCCATGGGCGCGCTGCCGGCCCGCTTCGGACTGCGGCTGCGCTGGAGGCTGGCCACCGCCGCGGGGCTGGCCTTCTCGGCGCCGCTGGTGTTCACCGACGGCCTGCTGCCGCTGTACGCGGTCGTCACCGTGCTCGGCGCCGCATGCGCACCGCACCTGATCACCGCGTTCGCGCTCACCGAGCGGCACGTGCAGCCCGCCCGGCTCGCCGAGGCGATGGCCTTCGCCGCCAGCTCGCTCGTCGCCGGCCAGGCCCTCGCGCTCGGGGTCAGCGGCCAACTCGCCGAGTGGTACGGGCCCGCGGGCCCCTTCGCGCTCGCCGTGGGCGCGGCGGCGCTGTGCCTCGTCCTGGCCCTGGCCACCCGGGTGCCCGCGGCCCGCCCGCACCCCGGGGTCGTCATCCCCGCACAGGCGACCGCGCCGCGGATCGGGGCGGCCGGCGAGAAGGGGCCGACCGCCGCCGGACGGACCTCCTACGCCGGCCGCTGA